From Streptomyces sp. NBC_00683, one genomic window encodes:
- a CDS encoding ThuA domain-containing protein, giving the protein MPTTGPPGVLVYTRTTDYRHASIPDGIAAFRDLGADHGFAVDATESPEVFENGLAAYGAVVFLSTSGDVLTPEGREGLRAHCAAGGGFMGVHAAACTEYGWPFYGELLGARFARHPALQPGTVLVADRDHPATRHLGPRWDFTDEWYDFRTVPRDTVRVLASADESSYDGGGMGTDHPLVWTHEYGGARVFYTALGHTREAYRDAAFRAHLLGGLRQVMPGHAGGPPAGAQSPVGSPPFDGTRQTPGGTREGRPPPRVRP; this is encoded by the coding sequence ATGCCCACCACCGGCCCGCCTGGCGTCCTGGTGTACACCCGCACCACCGACTACCGGCACGCATCGATCCCCGACGGCATCGCCGCGTTCCGGGATCTGGGTGCGGACCACGGGTTCGCCGTCGACGCGACGGAGAGCCCGGAGGTGTTCGAGAACGGCCTCGCGGCCTACGGGGCCGTGGTGTTCCTCTCCACCAGCGGCGACGTCCTCACCCCCGAGGGCCGCGAGGGGCTCCGGGCCCACTGCGCGGCGGGCGGCGGCTTCATGGGCGTGCACGCCGCGGCCTGCACCGAGTACGGCTGGCCGTTCTACGGCGAGCTCCTCGGCGCCCGCTTCGCACGCCATCCCGCGCTCCAGCCGGGCACCGTCCTCGTGGCGGACCGCGACCACCCGGCGACCCGGCACCTCGGGCCCCGCTGGGACTTCACCGACGAGTGGTACGACTTCCGGACGGTCCCGCGCGACACCGTGCGGGTGCTGGCCTCCGCCGACGAGTCCTCGTACGACGGAGGGGGCATGGGCACGGACCACCCGCTCGTCTGGACCCATGAGTACGGCGGCGCCCGCGTCTTCTACACCGCGCTCGGGCACACACGCGAGGCGTACCGCGACGCGGCGTTCCGGGCCCATCTCCTCGGAGGACTGCGCCAGGTGATGCCCGGACACGCCGGAGGGCCGCCGGCCGGGGCACAGAGCCCGGTCGGCAGCCCTCCGTTCGACGGAACGCGTCAGACGCCCGGCGGGACCCGGGAAGGACGGCCGCCGCCGCGGGTCAGGCCGTAG